A genome region from Cucurbita pepo subsp. pepo cultivar mu-cu-16 chromosome LG02, ASM280686v2, whole genome shotgun sequence includes the following:
- the LOC111789191 gene encoding eukaryotic initiation factor 4A-3-like has translation MAAAATTSVVPPNRRRAITAPEDKLEFETTEGVEPILSFDQMGIKDDLLRGIYAYGFEKPSAIQQRAVRPIIDGRDVIAQAQSGTGKTSMIALTVCQMVDTSSREVQALILSPTRELATQTEKVILAIGDYINIQAHACIGGKSVGEDIRKLEFGVQVVSGTPGRVCDMIKRRTLRTRAIKLLVLDESDEMLSRGFKDQIYDVYRYLPPELQVVLISATLPHEILEMTNKFMTDPVRILVKRDELTLEGIKQFFVAVEREEWKFDTLCDLYDTLTITQAVIFCNTKRKVEWLTEKMRSNNFTVSHMHGDMPQKERDAIMGEFRSGTTRVLITTDVWARGLDVQQVSLVINYDLPNNRELYIHRIGRSGRFGRKGVAINFVKSDDIKILRDIEQYYSTQIDEMPMNVADLI, from the exons ATGGCGGCTGCAGCTACAACAAGCGTTGTGCCGCCGAATCGGCGGCGAGCGATTACCGCGCCGGAAGATAAGTTGGAATTCGAGACGACGGAGGGGGTTGAGCCGATCTTGAGTTTCGATCAGATGGGTATTAAGGATGATCTTCTCCGTGGAATATATGCATATGGTTTTGAAAAACCCTCGGCCATTCAGCAAAGAGCCGTGAGGCCTATTATCGATGGTCGAGATGTCATTGCTCAGGCCCAATCTGGAACTGGCAAGACCTCCATGATTGCCCTTACCGTTTGCCAGATGGTTGATACCTCCAGCAGAGA GGTGCAGGCCTTGATCTTGTCCCCTACGAGAGAATTGGCAACTCAGACAGAGAAGGTTATATTGGCAATTGGCGACTACATTAATATACAAGCACACGCATGTATTGGAGGCAAAAGTGTGGGTGAAGATATCAGAAAGCTTGAGTTTGGAGTTCAGGTTGTGTCAGGAACTCCTGGAAGAGTCTGTGACATGATCAAGAGAAGAACATTGCGTACTAGAGCCATTAAGTTGTTAGTTCTG gATGAATCTGATGAGATGCTGAGCAGAGGGTTTAAAGACCAAATTTATGATGTATACCGATATCTCCCACCAGAACTTCAG GTTGTCTTGATTTCTGCTACTCTTCCTCATGAAATCCTGGAGATGACGAATAAGTTTATGACAGATCCTGTGAGGATCCTTGTGAAGCGTGATGAGTTAACTTTGGAG GGTATTAAGCAATTCTTCGTTGCAGTTGAGAGGGAAGAATGGAAATTTGACACCTTATGTGATCTTTATGACACCTTGACTATCACCCAAGCCGTAATCTTCTGTAACACCAAGCGTAAG GTTGAATGGCTGACTGAGAAGATGCGCAGCAATAATTTCACAGTTTCACATATGCATGGAGACATGCCTCAAAAGGAAAGAGATGCAATTATGGGGGAGTTTCGATCGGGAACGACCCGTGTCCTAATCACTACTGATGTTTGGGCCCGAGGGCTTGATGTTCAGCAG GTATCACTAGTGATAAATTATGACCTTCCAAACAATCGAGAACTTTACATTCACAGGATAGGAAGGTCTGGTCGGTTTGGGCGCAAG GGTGTTGCTATCAACTTCGTGAAAAGTGATGACATCAAGATCCTGAGAGATATTGAACAGTACTACAGTACCCAGATTGATGAGATGCCCATGAACGTTGCTGATTTGATTTAG